CTCTGTGTTGTCAAACCAGGCGTTATCGCAATTGATTGCATAGACTATGTAATATTTGCCGACGTTGTGCGTCTCTGAGAGGTTAGGCATTACGCCATTGTAGTACCAGGGATGTCCCATAATTAACTGCCGATAATCCGGAAAAGCAGTTCTTATACCGTCAGTACCCCCATGACCACAAGTAAAGACAACTCCGTAACCAATACTTAGTGTATCAATCAGTCTATGGTCATTTGCATTGCTTGGGTGACCTACCACACGATGTTGAATAATATTAGGTGGGAAATATGTAATAATTTCTTCCATAATATCAGGAAAAGGATGAGGAGATTGATAATTTTGGGTAATCCAGAGTGAATGGCTCATTAAATTTCTATTTGCCGGGGATTTCTCATACGTTAATCTTTTTTCTACCCACCATGATGATTGCTCATAATTCCATGCCGGAACCCTGCCAATCCAGATTTCTTCGTGATAATCGGGATTATTCGGCCAGGCGCCTGTGAAATCTTGGAAGTAAAGATCGGTGGGAATTCCAGAATAATAGGCAACAGAGTATCTGCAGGGCAAGTAATTCTGTGGATAAATGAATTGTGGAGCACCACCAAGGATTGCAAAAGCGGTTCCGCATTCAAGATACATTTTCCTTAAGTATTCTTTGATCTTTGCCGCATCATCACCAATATACTCTCCAGGATAACCAGGTATGGGGTCCCATATTCCGTCGTAATTGAGATATATCCAATCCGTAGCAACTATAGCGGTGAACATTCCTTTTTCAATAAGCCAATTAGCAAATGGGCGATAGGCTAAAGTGCAGGCAGGTGGAGCAACAATTATAACCTCAGGATAACCCAGTCTTCCAATCTCATCATCAGGCACAATCTGATAAGGTGGGCTATAGAATGCATCAACCTCCCATTGATTATAGACGCTGGTTCTTAATCCGCTAAGATACAATTGGTGAATTCCTTCACCCCTGATCAGCGGGCGTTGAGAAATCGGCACATTTTCAAGAAGAAAACGAAAGGTAATTGATTGAACCAAATATAAGGAATCCCGCACCGGATTATAGAGCAAAGGATAGACCGCAATCGTAGCCATTGGAATACCATCAAAAGAACCTCTATGAGAAACTTGAATTGGGATTGAATCTGGATAGAGGGCATCCGTAGAGTATATTAAAGAATCTGGCGGAACCCAGGGTGGCGGTTCTGGAGGATAAGTTAAAGGGAAAGGCGGTTGAGTGGGATAGATGTTATAAGTGCCTTGCACCGGAATCAGTGTGAGAGATAGAATCTCTATATTTTGGACTTTTGTCCCATTGGGCAGAATGAAGTTTAGTGTCTTAACCGGCAGTTCTGGTGCACCAGTATCCGTTGTGGCGGACATCTCCATTCCCTCTACCCTATCAAAGCCATTCTCAACTGAAAACTCAAATTGAGAAAGGTCAAAGGTTAGGGTATATGGACCTTGAGCAAAGAGAATGCTCAATAGCCCGACAGACAGACAGTTCTTAGCATCTTACCTCCATGTTTGTTTTTGACCTTGTTTTTATTTCTTTCCTTTAAGAGCCGGGTCAAGCACTTAAATTGTGCGATGAATCGCACCGCTACAAAGGATTTTGTTTCTGTCCCTTCCCATCACCTCCTTTCTGTTGCCTTCGGCAACTTACCTATGGACATGGATAAAGACACAGATTTATACCAGTTTTTTTATAATACTTGAAGCCATTAAGTTTTTCCCAAAACATTTGTATTTATTTCTCCTCACCCTGCCCTCTCCCCGCCACGCTTCATGGCGTGGAGAGGGTGTTGTTTAAGGAAAACTTACCTTTTACTAATTCTATATTTAGTATAATCACTTTTTAGAAATTGTCAAGGGGGAATCTCACTAAGCCATTTCAGATAACCTTCATATCCAGCGATTATCGGCATTGCAATTATTTCTGGTGTTTCATAAGGGTGGATTTCTCTAATTGTTTTTTCAAGTTCTGGATATAACTCTTTCTTGCTCTTAATAATACATAACCATTCTTCAGCGTTCTCAATTTTACCCTTCCACCAGTAGGTACTTTTAATTGGTCCCAGAATTTGAACACAACCGGCAAGCCGTTTTTCTACAACTATTTTTGCTATCTTTTCTGCATCTTCCTTTTTTTCGACGGTCGTAAAAACTTGAATATAACCATTTGTTTGTTTCATTATCTCACGCGCTTTCGTTTTCTTTATATACTTCTCCCTTCAAGCAAAAAGATTATTTAATCACCTAAATCTATACCCCAAACCCACCCCGAAATTTTGCGGATTGTCCCAATAAGGAAGCTGATAACCAAGATAAAAGACTATTCCCGATCCTTCACCGGGACCGATATTTACAAAGAAATCGTAGGGTTTGAAAAATGCAAAATAAGTAATATGAGTTCCGAGAGTGTAGAGAGTATTCCTTGTTTCATCCCTGAAACCAACCATGAGTGTACCCCTAATAATATCCGGAAATGCTGGACCAAGAGCAACTGATAGGGTAGGATTTCTATTTTTTCTCAGTTCAATTTTGGGAGCGATAGATGCTGAAAAACGATTATGTATCTGGTAAGTGGTACCATCTCTATAGCCTTCTATTCGGTATACTGTAAAATTTGAACTCAATCCTATTTTATCGGAAAATCCATAAAACAGTCCCCCAGCAACGGCGACACCTTTAGTATCTTCAAAATTGTATTCGTCAATCACGCCATAATCAAAACAGCGATATCCGCCTGTTACACCCACCCATCCCTGCATGCCTTTACGTACTATCGGTGAATCAAAAGTAGGTATCAAACAGGATACATTTAATAACATCAAAATAACAAGGACACTTCGTATGAATTTAACTGTTTCCATTGGACTCCTTTCAATTTTAATTTTATCTAATTTTTAAATTATGTCAACATCTCTATTTAAAAGATGTAGTATATTTTTCAACTGAAGTATGGAATTTTAAAATTATAAGACATGTGAACGACAAATTATACCACCAAGGACAAAAACCCCCTTTTCCTTCCTATACATTTTACATTGCCAAAATTAATTTTGAAGTCATATTTGAAAATCACCTATGTCTATACCCCAAGCCCACAGCAAGGTACGGAAACAAAGAGCATAAAATAAGAGTAAAAAACAACGCATCAGCAAGCTGATGCACTACAGACATTCTTTATTATCTTATCATCATCTTTTAAAAAGATGGAACAAGAGGATTAAATAAAAGGAAGAAAACAAAGGCGAGGGTTATTTCTTTTTGCTAAAGTCCACTTATTATGTAAATAATTCCGATAACAATAAAAATTGCTCCAGCAATGTAAGAAATAATCTTGCGGTTGATACGCTCGGTAAGTAATCTGCCAATAAATATTGCCATCAATGAAAGAATTGTTAGGGCAAATATTACACCTGCCAGCACCAGAAT
The sequence above is a segment of the candidate division WOR-3 bacterium genome. Coding sequences within it:
- a CDS encoding C25 family cysteine peptidase, which translates into the protein MSILFAQGPYTLTFDLSQFEFSVENGFDRVEGMEMSATTDTGAPELPVKTLNFILPNGTKVQNIEILSLTLIPVQGTYNIYPTQPPFPLTYPPEPPPWVPPDSLIYSTDALYPDSIPIQVSHRGSFDGIPMATIAVYPLLYNPVRDSLYLVQSITFRFLLENVPISQRPLIRGEGIHQLYLSGLRTSVYNQWEVDAFYSPPYQIVPDDEIGRLGYPEVIIVAPPACTLAYRPFANWLIEKGMFTAIVATDWIYLNYDGIWDPIPGYPGEYIGDDAAKIKEYLRKMYLECGTAFAILGGAPQFIYPQNYLPCRYSVAYYSGIPTDLYFQDFTGAWPNNPDYHEEIWIGRVPAWNYEQSSWWVEKRLTYEKSPANRNLMSHSLWITQNYQSPHPFPDIMEEIITYFPPNIIQHRVVGHPSNANDHRLIDTLSIGYGVVFTCGHGGTDGIRTAFPDYRQLIMGHPWYYNGVMPNLSETHNVGKYYIVYAINCDNAWFDNTEPPPQHSYDPTWTAGGPLPCMAEAWTSFYRLAGVPPDPYPPINAVAFLGNTRYGYAYWEPPYWGSPTLNKNFVNRLFYYDTLIGIAEAKARYSGPYGFYAWDLCYLHNLFGSPEMPVWTENPKDMIVEHPDAIPVNTPINFEVTVYEDPSGVQQIPLQNALVTIYKPGATLPEVYESEMTNADGIAYFSLNVPTTGVMKVTVTKHNYLPYQGDVQVFEFDVDIPTSHTQYTEGRKLIRQHNTENLHLSFTTLEFPGVNGPDAWSAYSLSTDGGSSWEQSQNVARFTYNPSIGLTTEPNPRPCLAFRNSYE
- the cutA gene encoding divalent-cation tolerance protein CutA; translated protein: MKQTNGYIQVFTTVEKKEDAEKIAKIVVEKRLAGCVQILGPIKSTYWWKGKIENAEEWLCIIKSKKELYPELEKTIREIHPYETPEIIAMPIIAGYEGYLKWLSEIPP